A single Natrinema pellirubrum DSM 15624 DNA region contains:
- a CDS encoding helix-turn-helix domain-containing protein — MTDNAESNRIRVTVTVTDDESIEQLIDCVDDVVDARTVDDRTTDQQGRPESLQLDVRELTPKQWEALELAGKRGYFDRPRGVDLETLADELAISKSAVSQRLRAAESTLIRAVLDASREPTER, encoded by the coding sequence ATGACTGACAACGCCGAGAGCAATCGAATACGCGTGACGGTAACGGTCACCGACGACGAATCGATCGAACAGCTGATTGATTGCGTCGACGACGTCGTCGACGCACGCACCGTCGACGACCGGACCACCGACCAGCAGGGTCGTCCGGAGTCGCTCCAGCTCGACGTCCGCGAACTCACGCCGAAACAGTGGGAGGCCCTCGAACTGGCCGGCAAGCGGGGCTATTTCGACCGGCCACGAGGAGTCGATCTCGAGACGCTGGCCGATGAGCTGGCGATCTCGAAGTCGGCGGTCTCCCAGCGGCTCCGCGCGGCCGAGTCGACGCTGATCCGGGCGGTCCTCGATGCGTCGCGGGAGCCGACCGAGCGGTAG
- a CDS encoding cation:proton antiporter, translating to MVEAVGIDILSLLLVLSVAWVFGAVAERFGYPTMMGELFAGIAFGPALLGLLRPSELLTVLSELGVFLLMVYVGMEVDLRELFELGPQSLLIAFGAFVIPFGLGYAAGVWLGVSVGAALFLGLAMAATSLATKSRILADLELLDTRIANVLLGGALASDVGVLIAFAGVDSYVTAGALEPSEIGVILLQAAGFFAATLLIGYRFLPYAWRSIERQRERYGFVDRTTAFTFALLVSLLFAQLATLADLHMIIGGFMAGMFLRQADVEPGLYDHMHTVMYDLAMGLFAPIFFVTVGFQITFGVFADSLAVLAALVAIAFLGKIVGSWLFSLPTSLSSREGLVVGFGMNGRGTVEIIIAEVAFQAGVIDQSMFSILVFIAVFTTALVPVTVTWGVRLLESRDELVYVDSATPAED from the coding sequence ATGGTCGAAGCCGTCGGTATCGACATCCTGAGTCTCCTGCTCGTCCTCTCGGTCGCGTGGGTGTTCGGCGCGGTCGCCGAGCGCTTTGGCTATCCGACGATGATGGGCGAACTGTTCGCCGGCATCGCCTTCGGCCCCGCGCTGCTCGGGCTCTTGCGCCCCTCCGAACTGCTCACGGTCCTCTCGGAGCTGGGCGTCTTCCTGTTGATGGTCTACGTCGGGATGGAGGTCGACCTGCGGGAACTGTTCGAACTCGGGCCCCAGTCGCTGTTGATCGCCTTCGGGGCATTCGTCATCCCATTCGGACTCGGCTACGCTGCCGGCGTCTGGCTCGGCGTCTCCGTCGGCGCGGCGCTCTTTTTGGGCCTCGCGATGGCCGCCACGTCGCTGGCAACGAAATCGCGTATCCTCGCCGACCTCGAGTTGCTGGATACGCGGATCGCGAACGTGTTGCTCGGCGGGGCGCTGGCCTCCGACGTGGGCGTGTTGATCGCCTTCGCGGGGGTCGACAGCTACGTGACCGCGGGCGCGCTCGAGCCGTCCGAGATCGGCGTCATCCTGCTGCAGGCGGCCGGCTTCTTCGCGGCGACGCTGCTGATCGGCTACCGGTTTCTCCCGTACGCCTGGCGCTCCATCGAGCGCCAGCGCGAACGCTACGGGTTCGTCGACCGGACCACCGCCTTCACCTTCGCGCTGTTGGTCTCCCTACTCTTCGCCCAGCTGGCGACGCTGGCGGACCTTCACATGATCATCGGCGGGTTCATGGCCGGGATGTTCCTCCGGCAGGCCGACGTCGAGCCCGGGCTCTACGACCACATGCACACGGTCATGTACGACCTCGCGATGGGGCTGTTCGCCCCGATCTTCTTCGTCACCGTCGGCTTCCAGATCACCTTCGGCGTCTTCGCCGACTCCCTCGCCGTCCTCGCCGCGCTGGTGGCCATCGCCTTCCTCGGCAAGATCGTCGGCTCATGGCTGTTCTCGCTGCCGACCTCGCTGTCCTCTCGGGAGGGACTGGTCGTCGGCTTCGGCATGAACGGTCGCGGCACCGTCGAGATCATCATCGCCGAAGTCGCCTTTCAGGCCGGCGTCATCGACCAGTCGATGTTCTCGATCCTCGTGTTCATCGCCGTCTTCACGACCGCGCTCGTCCCCGTCACCGTCACCTGGGGCGTGCGGCTGCTCGAGTCCCGCGACGAACTCGTTTACGTCGATTCGGCGACGCCGGCCGAAGACTGA
- a CDS encoding MATE family efflux transporter codes for MSLLARLVGWIKRRLAPVSGLFKGREEFDLTEGGIAKPLFYLSLPIIVTNLLQTAYNLIDTFWLGQYSTEALAAISFAFPMVFLLISVGMGLSVAGSVLVAQYIGADEESEAEYAASQTVALSLLAALLLGVVGYVFVEELLGLLGASEAVLPLATDYMQVISLGMPFMFGFFVFIALMRGYGDTITPMLVMFGSVLLNVILDPFMIFGWGPFPELGIEGAAIATVFSRSLALVVGLAIMFSGVRGVRIRLAQMRPDLSFAKRLVSIGFPASIEGMGRALSINLLLVIVAFFPDTVVAAYGIGTRVFSVIFLPAIAVARGVETMTGQNVGAGKPERAKAAADFAARTMFIVLGAMGVVAWLAAEPITAAFTDNPEVIEIGTTFIRYVAPSFGFIGVMRAYNGSFRGTGKTLTAAAIVIVIYALVRLPIAYGLATAYDYRGIWVAFAVSNVVGAVLAYGWYRRGTWRDADVTDDPMSAGSGDDLEVGEADASTDD; via the coding sequence ATGAGCCTGCTGGCTCGACTCGTCGGCTGGATCAAACGGCGGTTGGCCCCAGTCTCCGGGCTGTTCAAGGGTCGCGAGGAGTTCGATCTGACCGAGGGCGGGATCGCGAAGCCGCTGTTCTATCTCTCGCTGCCGATCATCGTGACGAACCTGTTGCAGACCGCCTACAACCTCATCGACACGTTCTGGTTGGGCCAGTACAGCACCGAGGCGCTGGCGGCGATCAGCTTCGCGTTCCCGATGGTCTTTCTGCTCATCTCGGTCGGGATGGGGCTCTCGGTGGCCGGGAGCGTTCTCGTCGCCCAGTACATCGGTGCTGACGAGGAGTCCGAGGCGGAGTACGCCGCTTCCCAGACCGTCGCGCTGTCGCTGCTCGCGGCGTTGCTACTCGGCGTCGTCGGCTACGTCTTCGTCGAGGAACTGCTCGGGTTGCTCGGTGCCTCCGAGGCCGTGTTGCCGCTGGCGACCGATTACATGCAGGTCATCTCGCTCGGGATGCCCTTCATGTTCGGCTTCTTCGTGTTCATCGCCTTGATGCGCGGGTACGGCGACACGATCACGCCGATGCTCGTGATGTTCGGTTCGGTCCTGCTCAACGTGATCCTCGACCCGTTCATGATCTTCGGTTGGGGGCCGTTCCCCGAACTCGGGATCGAGGGTGCGGCGATCGCGACGGTCTTCTCGCGCTCGCTCGCGCTCGTGGTCGGGTTGGCGATCATGTTCAGCGGCGTCCGGGGCGTCCGGATCCGACTGGCCCAGATGCGGCCCGACCTCTCGTTCGCGAAGCGGCTCGTGAGCATCGGCTTCCCCGCTTCGATCGAGGGGATGGGCCGGGCACTGTCGATCAACCTGTTGCTGGTGATCGTCGCGTTCTTCCCGGACACGGTCGTGGCGGCCTACGGGATCGGGACCCGCGTCTTCTCGGTCATTTTCCTGCCGGCGATCGCGGTCGCCCGCGGTGTCGAGACGATGACCGGGCAGAACGTCGGCGCGGGCAAACCCGAGCGGGCGAAAGCCGCGGCGGACTTCGCCGCCCGGACGATGTTCATCGTCCTCGGGGCGATGGGCGTCGTGGCGTGGCTCGCCGCGGAGCCGATCACCGCCGCGTTCACCGACAACCCCGAAGTCATCGAGATCGGGACGACGTTCATTCGATACGTCGCCCCCTCCTTTGGCTTCATCGGCGTGATGCGAGCCTACAACGGCAGCTTCCGAGGGACCGGCAAGACCCTGACCGCGGCCGCGATCGTCATCGTGATCTACGCGCTCGTGCGGCTCCCGATCGCCTACGGCCTCGCGACGGCCTACGACTATCGAGGGATCTGGGTCGCCTTCGCCGTCTCGAACGTCGTCGGTGCGGTGCTGGCCTACGGCTGGTACCGCCGTGGCACGTGGCGGGACGCCGACGTCACTGACGATCCGATGTCTGCTGGTTCGGGCGACGACCTCGAGGTCGGCGAGGCGGACGCGAGTACCGACGACTAG
- a CDS encoding YcaO-like family protein, with amino-acid sequence MQIHVVGDGPVREAVVTALEDVDVGVREAEASAIGDARFAVVSDVAGAATFERANEAARAGDTPWIAVEIGGVGGHPIPAVDAAISGFAPATACFDCLRARVASQLEERADGPQADRSAARLAGAVAGRECVRVLSGDERSIMGAVRELPYARRELLPAPGCGCADGHQDRSLERDDADSLGLEAAVEAAERAIDDRIGPVGSIAEVESFPSPYYLATIADTTAYSDASAPRQAAGVADDWNAALMKAVGEGLERYCAGVYRESDFVRASEGALENPVPPTELVRPDDGPAYDPAAEHRWVPGEDLVSGEQVHLPAAAVQFPQPGPALVPAITTGLGLGSSTVDALVSGLTEVVERDATMLAWYSTFDPLGLAVDTPAFDRLERRAESHGLSVTPLLVTQDVDVPVVAVAVHRNTAALGDGPVAPDDDAWPAFAVGSAAGLDAAAAATAALEEALQNWMELRSLGSDEADSAGGEIGTYAAFPERARSFVDVESTVPAESVGPDPVPTGRDRLEALVDRVADAGLTPHAARLTTRDVERIGFEAVRVVVPGAQPLFTDAPYFGERAETVPTDLGFEPRLERAFHPYP; translated from the coding sequence ATGCAAATCCACGTCGTGGGTGACGGTCCGGTCCGCGAAGCGGTCGTCACCGCGCTCGAAGACGTCGACGTCGGCGTCCGGGAGGCCGAGGCGTCCGCGATCGGCGACGCTCGGTTCGCGGTCGTCAGCGACGTCGCCGGCGCGGCGACGTTCGAACGGGCCAACGAGGCCGCACGGGCTGGGGATACCCCCTGGATCGCCGTCGAGATCGGCGGCGTCGGCGGCCATCCGATCCCGGCGGTCGACGCCGCGATTTCGGGGTTCGCCCCCGCGACCGCCTGCTTTGACTGTCTGCGCGCCCGCGTCGCGTCCCAGCTCGAGGAGCGGGCCGACGGCCCCCAGGCCGATCGGAGCGCGGCTCGGCTGGCCGGGGCCGTCGCCGGCCGGGAGTGTGTGCGCGTCCTCTCGGGCGACGAGCGCTCGATTATGGGCGCGGTCCGGGAGCTGCCCTACGCTCGCCGCGAACTGCTGCCGGCCCCCGGCTGCGGGTGTGCCGACGGTCACCAGGACCGGTCCCTCGAGCGCGACGACGCTGACTCGCTCGGCCTCGAAGCGGCCGTCGAGGCCGCCGAGCGGGCGATCGACGATCGGATCGGCCCGGTCGGGAGCATTGCCGAGGTCGAGTCGTTCCCGTCGCCGTACTACCTCGCGACGATCGCGGACACGACCGCCTACAGCGACGCGAGCGCGCCACGACAGGCCGCGGGCGTCGCCGACGACTGGAACGCCGCATTGATGAAAGCCGTCGGTGAGGGCCTCGAGCGCTACTGCGCCGGCGTCTACCGCGAGTCGGACTTCGTCCGCGCGAGCGAGGGCGCCCTCGAGAACCCGGTTCCACCGACGGAGCTGGTCCGGCCTGACGACGGACCCGCCTACGACCCCGCCGCCGAACACCGCTGGGTTCCGGGCGAGGACCTCGTGAGCGGCGAGCAGGTTCACCTGCCGGCGGCCGCGGTCCAGTTCCCCCAGCCCGGCCCGGCGCTGGTCCCGGCGATCACGACCGGGCTGGGACTCGGCTCCTCGACGGTCGACGCGCTCGTCTCCGGGCTGACCGAAGTCGTCGAGCGCGACGCGACGATGCTCGCGTGGTACTCGACCTTCGATCCGCTCGGGCTGGCCGTCGACACCCCGGCGTTCGATCGCCTCGAGCGCCGTGCGGAGAGTCACGGCCTGTCGGTGACGCCGCTGCTCGTGACACAGGACGTCGATGTCCCCGTGGTGGCCGTCGCCGTCCACCGGAATACGGCAGCCCTCGGAGACGGTCCGGTCGCACCCGACGACGACGCGTGGCCGGCCTTCGCGGTCGGCTCGGCGGCCGGCCTCGACGCCGCGGCGGCCGCGACGGCAGCCCTCGAGGAGGCGCTCCAGAACTGGATGGAACTGCGGAGCCTCGGCTCCGACGAAGCGGACTCGGCGGGCGGCGAGATCGGCACCTACGCCGCCTTCCCGGAGCGGGCGCGATCGTTCGTCGACGTCGAGTCGACGGTGCCGGCCGAGAGCGTCGGTCCCGATCCCGTCCCGACCGGCCGGGACCGGCTCGAGGCGTTGGTCGATCGGGTGGCCGACGCGGGGCTGACGCCCCACGCGGCGCGGCTGACGACCCGGGACGTCGAGCGGATCGGGTTCGAGGCCGTCCGGGTCGTCGTCCCCGGCGCGCAACCGCTGTTTACCGACGCGCCGTACTTCGGCGAGCGCGCCGAGACGGTTCCAACGGATCTCGGCTTCGAACCGCGCCTCGAGCGGGCGTTTCATCCCTATCCCTGA
- a CDS encoding RNA-binding protein produces the protein MPQIPLHYVDLRTFCYATEDEKRVEEALRTFLPDGDDDDPFEIERTESEGHYGDRILVLSARVENADDVRHVLSRLADLETFDDLIAELDERVTENTELFLRLDKQAAFAGDVRLGDGITFRGKVEAYPAKKEKAVENAEDVLERLREQG, from the coding sequence ATGCCACAGATCCCGCTTCACTACGTCGATTTACGGACGTTCTGCTACGCCACCGAGGACGAGAAACGCGTCGAGGAAGCGCTGCGAACGTTCCTCCCCGACGGTGACGATGACGACCCCTTCGAGATCGAACGCACCGAAAGCGAGGGCCACTACGGCGACCGTATCCTCGTCCTCTCGGCCCGCGTCGAGAACGCCGACGACGTTCGGCACGTCCTCTCGCGGCTAGCCGACCTCGAGACCTTCGACGACCTGATCGCCGAACTCGACGAGCGGGTCACGGAAAACACCGAACTCTTCCTGCGACTCGACAAACAGGCCGCCTTCGCGGGCGACGTTCGCCTCGGCGACGGCATCACCTTCCGTGGGAAAGTCGAGGCCTACCCCGCCAAGAAGGAGAAAGCCGTCGAAAACGCCGAGGACGTCCTCGAGCGGCTTCGCGAGCAGGGCTGA
- a CDS encoding DHH family phosphoesterase: MPRAADLVSVLEATESLAIVCHDNPDPDCLASALALEAIARDHDIAPVTIAYGGEISHQQNRAFVNLLDISLQTVQSTTLSEYESIGYVDHSSPGANTEVPERVTPDIVIDHHPGEASGADFEDVRTEYGATATIFVEYLEELEVELTTRLASALLFALHRERLDFVREPTRREYEAALAVYPDADLETLEQLYGSAFSPGTLDAIGRAIASRERRGSSLVASAGKTGETDALPQAADYLLNLEGVDTVLVYGIVGDAIRLSGRSIDPRVHIGEALEEGFDELGAAGGHHDMAGGRIELGLFADEDGDDDALLEFVGGRLARRFFDALNLDE, from the coding sequence ATGCCTCGCGCGGCCGACCTCGTCTCCGTCCTCGAGGCGACCGAATCGCTGGCGATCGTCTGTCACGACAATCCCGACCCGGACTGTCTCGCCAGCGCGCTCGCCCTCGAGGCGATCGCACGCGACCACGACATCGCGCCCGTGACGATCGCCTACGGCGGTGAGATCTCCCATCAACAGAACCGCGCGTTCGTCAATCTCCTCGACATCAGTCTCCAGACGGTCCAATCGACGACGCTGTCGGAGTACGAGAGCATCGGGTACGTCGATCACAGCAGTCCGGGTGCGAACACGGAGGTGCCGGAACGTGTCACACCGGACATCGTCATCGACCATCATCCCGGCGAGGCAAGCGGGGCCGACTTCGAGGACGTCCGCACCGAGTACGGCGCGACGGCGACGATCTTCGTGGAGTACCTCGAGGAACTCGAGGTCGAACTGACCACCCGGCTCGCCTCGGCGTTGCTCTTTGCGCTCCACCGTGAGCGGCTGGACTTCGTCCGCGAGCCGACGCGCCGCGAGTACGAGGCCGCGCTGGCGGTCTATCCCGACGCGGATCTCGAGACGCTCGAGCAGCTGTACGGCAGCGCCTTCTCCCCAGGGACCCTCGACGCCATCGGGCGGGCCATCGCCAGCCGGGAGCGACGGGGCTCGTCGCTGGTCGCCAGCGCCGGCAAGACCGGCGAGACGGACGCGCTGCCACAGGCTGCGGACTACCTGCTCAACCTCGAGGGAGTCGATACGGTGTTGGTCTACGGGATCGTCGGCGACGCGATCCGGCTGAGCGGCCGGTCGATCGATCCGCGGGTCCACATCGGCGAGGCGCTCGAGGAGGGATTCGACGAACTCGGGGCGGCGGGCGGCCACCACGACATGGCCGGCGGGCGGATCGAACTCGGGCTGTTCGCCGACGAAGACGGCGACGACGACGCGTTACTCGAGTTCGTCGGCGGACGACTCGCTCGCCGGTTCTTCGATGCGTTGAACCTCGACGAGTGA
- a CDS encoding Hsp20/alpha crystallin family protein has product MADRPRPFDGIDDLLERLNRQVETAARSWERQVDDRSQLDLSMGGAETSLDLADEGEAFVATVDVPGYESDDLELRLTDRDRTLAISGRRERERETGDEAENYIRHERTTKSFSRQVRLPASVDADAVQASVNNGVLTVRLPKHEPDEEARSIDID; this is encoded by the coding sequence ATGGCAGACCGACCCCGCCCGTTCGACGGTATCGACGACCTCCTCGAGCGACTGAACCGCCAAGTCGAGACGGCGGCCCGATCGTGGGAGCGGCAGGTGGACGACCGGAGCCAGCTCGACCTCTCGATGGGTGGCGCGGAGACGAGCCTGGACCTCGCCGACGAGGGCGAGGCGTTCGTCGCCACCGTCGACGTCCCCGGTTACGAGAGCGACGACCTCGAGTTGCGACTCACCGATCGGGACCGGACCCTCGCGATTTCGGGCCGGCGCGAACGCGAACGGGAGACCGGCGACGAGGCTGAGAACTACATCCGACACGAGCGGACGACCAAGTCGTTCAGCCGGCAGGTGCGCCTGCCGGCGTCGGTCGACGCCGATGCAGTGCAGGCAAGCGTCAACAACGGCGTGTTGACGGTGCGGCTCCCCAAGCACGAGCCGGACGAGGAAGCGCGCTCGATCGACATCGACTGA
- a CDS encoding TetR/AcrR family transcriptional regulator — MTDETIDDLMDATYRALCKHGYAELTMQDIAAESDKSKGTIHYHFDGKQDLLESFLEFLLDDFEERTETIPGETPSERLHEFLDQLLTPSDEESSEEFRTAILEIKAQSPYNEAYRERLRGFDRATRDRIAGLVTEGVEAEEFRSDIDPEATADFLVTLFHGAQTRAAAVDRPPERTLEYIHAYIDDTLCLESADRNGSSPEVDTGAEG, encoded by the coding sequence ATGACTGACGAGACGATCGACGATCTCATGGATGCGACGTACCGGGCGCTCTGCAAGCATGGGTATGCGGAGTTGACAATGCAGGACATCGCCGCGGAGTCGGACAAGAGCAAAGGAACGATTCACTACCACTTCGACGGCAAACAGGACCTTCTCGAGTCGTTTCTGGAGTTTTTGCTGGACGACTTCGAAGAACGAACCGAGACGATCCCCGGCGAGACGCCGAGTGAGCGACTACACGAGTTTCTCGACCAGTTGCTGACTCCCAGCGACGAGGAGTCGTCCGAGGAGTTCCGAACGGCGATCCTCGAGATCAAGGCTCAGTCGCCCTACAATGAGGCCTACCGGGAACGACTGCGTGGGTTCGACCGTGCCACCAGGGACCGCATCGCCGGTCTCGTCACTGAGGGGGTCGAGGCCGAGGAGTTCCGCTCGGACATCGATCCCGAGGCGACCGCCGACTTTCTGGTCACCCTGTTTCACGGCGCACAGACGCGGGCGGCCGCGGTGGATCGACCGCCGGAACGGACGCTGGAGTACATCCATGCGTACATCGACGACACGCTGTGTCTCGAGTCGGCCGACCGGAACGGGTCGTCGCCCGAGGTTGACACGGGGGCCGAAGGATGA
- a CDS encoding cupin domain-containing protein has product MEKTAIDDVEIEVNPMDVHSVRRPISDALGFTDFAMNYFELEPGESFSGGMHTHHDQEEVFYVQEGTATFDTEDGEVIVDEGEVIRFEPGDFQTGYNDTDEQVVGFAFGAPKSKHDWDQLESLVYCQECEEEIGHGLELTDDGNFRLTCTECGNTFVPP; this is encoded by the coding sequence ATGGAGAAAACAGCGATCGACGACGTCGAGATCGAAGTCAACCCGATGGACGTCCATTCGGTTCGCCGGCCGATTTCGGACGCGCTCGGCTTTACCGACTTCGCGATGAACTACTTCGAACTCGAGCCCGGCGAGTCGTTCTCGGGCGGGATGCACACTCACCACGATCAGGAAGAGGTCTTCTACGTCCAAGAGGGGACCGCGACCTTCGACACGGAAGACGGCGAAGTCATCGTCGACGAGGGCGAGGTGATCCGGTTCGAGCCCGGCGACTTCCAGACCGGCTACAACGACACCGACGAGCAGGTCGTCGGCTTCGCCTTCGGCGCACCCAAATCGAAACACGACTGGGACCAGCTCGAGTCGCTGGTCTACTGTCAGGAGTGCGAGGAGGAGATCGGCCACGGTCTCGAACTCACCGACGACGGCAACTTCCGTCTGACCTGTACCGAATGTGGCAACACGTTCGTTCCGCCGTAA
- a CDS encoding type 1 glutamine amidotransferase domain-containing protein, with translation MTDALFVVSEEGYWGEECVEPLETLSDAGVEVTVATPSGSPPVIDERSLDPDEVGEETAEHVREVHETDERLNDPIPVAQADAEGYDAVVFPGGHGTAWDINQDKHARQLLRDAVEGNGKALVVCHAVGILGFARDSHGAFIVNGRDVTGFPNAWEEGIVDEQDRMPDGRKLPYWTEDEVKAAGGNWDAELDADTSVTVDGDLITARGPGSSSAAADTLLEELDVELEA, from the coding sequence ATGACGGACGCACTATTCGTCGTCAGCGAAGAAGGGTACTGGGGAGAGGAATGCGTCGAGCCGCTCGAGACGCTGTCGGACGCGGGCGTCGAGGTCACGGTCGCGACGCCGTCGGGGAGTCCGCCGGTAATCGACGAGCGATCGCTCGATCCCGACGAGGTCGGCGAGGAGACCGCCGAACACGTCCGCGAGGTCCACGAGACCGACGAGCGACTGAACGATCCGATCCCGGTCGCACAGGCCGATGCCGAGGGGTACGACGCCGTCGTCTTCCCCGGCGGGCACGGAACCGCATGGGACATCAACCAGGACAAACACGCACGGCAACTCCTGCGGGACGCCGTCGAGGGCAACGGGAAGGCGCTCGTGGTCTGTCACGCCGTCGGCATTCTCGGGTTCGCCCGCGACAGCCACGGCGCGTTCATCGTCAACGGCCGTGACGTAACCGGCTTCCCCAACGCGTGGGAGGAGGGCATCGTCGACGAACAGGACCGCATGCCCGACGGCCGCAAACTGCCCTACTGGACCGAGGACGAAGTGAAAGCCGCCGGCGGAAACTGGGACGCCGAACTCGACGCCGACACCAGCGTCACCGTCGACGGCGACCTCATCACCGCCCGCGGCCCCGGCTCTTCGAGCGCCGCGGCCGACACGCTGCTCGAGGAACTCGACGTCGAACTCGAGGCCTGA